One Nostoc sp. CENA543 genomic window, GTTTTAAAGGTTCTTCGTGCAGTAGCCACTAACAAAGAACTCAACGAGTTGATGAGTCTTACAGTAGAGAGCGCGGCTGCCTACCTAAAGAGTGATGAAGTGCCTAGCGTTGATGCGTGGATTGAATGTGTAGTTAGTGATAAGGGCTCGCTGGAAAATGTTAACGGTAAACGCGACCTTAGCTCTGATACTCGCACTCGCAAATGGGTTTCTCTACACCTAGAGGGATTCATAGGTAAGCTAGTAGATGTGCGCGGCGGTCTCAAGTCCATCTCTAACTCCGGTACAGCTCCTGCCGAAGAGAAAACTACTGCCACTGCTAAACAGGAAATTCTCAAGCTGTTTGTTAATACTAGTTATGGTGTATCTGCTAGCCCATACTTCAGTGTTGGTAACACTGTCCTAGCTAATAACATTACCGCTAGAGCTAGAGTTGGTGCCTGGATGCTAAACAAAGCCCTCCACACACGCCAATCTATTACTGATGGTGGTTTCTACAGTCTCCTACACGTACCTACCCTTAAAGACTCGGCTAGACTTCCTGGCTTTGATACTTTAAGCGACAATACCAAGTGGACTGACACCAAGAACTACACTCGAATTACTACCCCTCTCGCTGGGCTAGACTGGGCTAGTATCTTCTCTCATATTGCTGACTTCGTTAAAGAAAGTGACCCAGCTACCCTGCCTAAGAAGTCTAAAGACTGGGGTGCTTTCCTGAAGGCTGTTAGCCGTGAAGTTGAGAACCTTGACTCTCTAGCTAAAGAACATATCGATAAGTTCTGGAATCGTTATAACTTGTCCTTACCCTTCAATATCGAACACAAGATTGAGAATTGTTTTTCTGTCGCTAGCTTTATTAACAAGGCACACTACTATATTCATAGTGTTTATGACGGAGAGGTATTCAAAATCCGTGGCGCTCGTAACTATGAAGAGTCTGCACTGAGAAAACACCCCTCCTACGAATTACTCAAGGGATTGGCTTTCGGTGGTGATTATTTCCCCTCTGACCTGAACTATGACCATAAATCCCTACTGAAGATAAACAAGTGGGTTATGGCTCAAGCTAGCGCGGGATTTGACACTGTAAAGCAGGTTAGACCTGGAGATGAATTAATCGAAGTCCGCACCGCCCGCTATAACAACACCCATATCTTCTGTGAAAGTGTTGACGACTTCAAGAGACGTAGCGAACGCAAGACAGTTAACCGAGGTGAAAAACTGGAGTGGTTTGAACGCGCTAGAGCTAACGGGTTTAGCAAAGTTCACGCCTTGATGATGCTAGATACCCTACAACTTGGTACATACAAGAAGTAGATTATAGATACAACAAAAGCCCGGCTCTAGTTGATAGAGCCGGGCTTTTCCTTATGTTTAAACCTAAGCTTCAGGCTCAGGTGTTACCGCCTTCTTAGGCTTGCTGGGTGTGAGCAGCTTCCGCATCTCTTTGGCTGTGTTTAACCAAGCCACCTGCTGAAAGGGATTCATGTACTGCCAAACATCAGCGTGGACTTCCTTGTCGCAGCCGCTGCGTATGCTCTCGTAGGTACTGTATAGCTCACAAGCTAGTTGTTCGTCAGTCATAGATGTTTCTCCTATAGAAATTAATTACCAGCCCTTATTAACGATTGTGTCGCCGTCCGAGTCGATAGCACCGACGGTTGCCAGGGACTTCCCATTTAGGGTTACGGTACTTCCGTTTATAAAGTTGATAGAGGCACCCATTAAATTTATTGTCCAAGTACCAGATATGCGGTTTGTGCCATCAAAGCCTAACTCTATAAAGTTGGTCGCCCCTGCCTGTAGTCTCAAGTAGCGCGAGGCAAACAGCACCAAGTCCTGCACCGCCTGCATATTGATGTTTTGCTCACTATCAACGCTAAAATCGCCATCGCAGTTGTTTGTTATGTCGTTACTTACTTCCAGCGTGGACGAGCCATCAACTGTTGTAGTATCGTCACCCTTGATGCTTGCCGTGCGATCGCCGTCTATGACGCTTGCGTGGTCATCTATCGCGTCTGACTTGTCTAGCGGTGGGTTAGTGTCATTTACTATCTGGAGGTAGTAGGCGTTCGTTTCTAGCCCGTCTGCGTAGAGAATTAAGACTGTCTGCCCCACCTGGGGTAGTGGAGGATCATACTGTCTGTAAGGTACGAGGCGGCGTATCCAGTCACTTTGCACTAGCGGGTTTGAGGCTGTGACCACCTTGATGCGCCGCTGCCCCTCTGGGTCTTGATTACTGACCACAACACCCAAAGTCGGGTAAGGCACTCTCCCTTGTTGGTCTAGAGCTATCTGTGTAGCCCGCTGCGCTTGCAAAAGTAAGTCAAATAATGGGTTGCTCATACCTGGAGTCTAGCCAAAGTGATTAGTTAGGAATAAATTTCCGAGGGTTTAAGTCTGCACCGCTTTTACGTACTTCCCAGTGTAAATGATTGCCAAAACTTTTTCCTGTATTACCTACAGTTCCTATCTTTTGTCCCTGACTCACTGTCTGACCATTTGTAACATTAACTTCTGTTAGGTGTGCATACCTCGTGAGCCAACCGCCGCCGTGGTCGATGTCCACCTTATTTCCATATCCCCCGCCACAGCTTCCATTACCCACCCTGCAACCAGAAACTACATCGACTACCGTACCACTAGCTGAAGCTACAACAGGTGTACCAGCGGCTGCCCCATAATCAATTCCTTGATGCCTCGGTCGCTTGGGGTTCTCTGTTCTGTGCCTACTGGTTATTGGCCCTGTCGTGGGTCGAATAAACTTAGGTGCATCAGCGTCAAAGGGCACGCCAGGTGCTTGAGGTACGTTAGGTGTTATGCTAGGCGGTTGGTTAATGTCTGTAGAGGGGTATTTATTTCTTAGCGGGCTGTACAGGTCTACGTCTGTAGTCAACCCTCCTTCCGTGTATGTATGGCGCACGTTCTCTACAACCCAGTACCTGTCTGCTGTTATGCTCACGCCCCTAGTCCTAAAAGGTGTGTCAGGTGTAATGAGCAAAGCTTCCTCTGTTGTAGGAAACACAGCGCTCGCCTTGATACCCTTGATGCGCTTCTCGTTCTCGCGTCGCTGGCTGTCTGCTGCTGCCGTTGTACCGTCTGTTTTTGGCTTAGGGGTTGGTAGGGCATTACCTGAGATAATAGCGGTTGTATCGCCACCTAGAGCCGATGTAGACTCTTTCTTGGTTTGCTTGACCTTCCCTGTGGCTGGATCGATTTGATATTTAATTACACCTGTTGTACCTCGGTTACTTGGGTCTGAAGCCCGCGCCCCACCTTTAGTGTCGCTCTCCGCCTCGTGGGTTATCTCGAAGCTTATGCCCATGTTCACGCCGTACTCTAGGGTAAAAGTATTGGCACTAATAATCTTTTCCCTTGGCTCAATAGTTAATGTTCTGCCTTTGACATGAACTCTATAACCAATGCGCCGCGCCTCAGCTAACAAGAACTCATAATCGTTCTGCCCTCGCTGAGGGAAGTATTCATAGTATGGCCCCTCCTCACTCATAGTTAGAGCCATACCATAGGCTGCACATATTTTGGTAGCGAGCTTCTTGAAGGTCATCTTTTGGTATACGGTGTTTTTCAACCGCCGTGTCATGACCCAAGTCGCAGCCTGCCCTCGAAACTCTAACAAGTCTGGGTCAAAGAGACTGTATCTTAAGCCAGTGTGGATGAAACTAAAAGCAGCAATTGTCGTACCGTTGTAACCTAATTCAACTGTAATCTGTGCGCCGACTAAGGTTTTTGCTGAACTACTTGCTACTTTCTTGGTAACGCTGGCAGTAGAAACAGACTGTGTAGCCGCTACCTGCGGCGTGGTGTTTGTTGCAGGTGTATTAGCTACTTCCTTCCTTTGCTCTATCTCCTGCGCTGTTTCCTTCTGTTGCTTTGTCGCCTGTACATCGCTAGCTGTAGCTGTTCCTGGCTGAATCCACTCAATCTTGACGTTGACAATACCAGGAGCCGCGCCGTTAGTTAATGCCTTCCATGCGCCAGGCACTAAGTCTATCTTTCTTGTTGGGTGTTCCCGAAGTGGTCTAGCAGCTCTGCCGTTTTCTACTGCAAAGGGGCCACGGTCTACAACCTTCACCAAGATTTGTTTATTGTTGGTTAGGTTGGTGACGCGCATGGTGGCATACTTGTACTTTGTATTGACCATCGCTGCAAACAGACCATCCCACTGGATGCGATCGCCGTAAGCACCAATCTGACCGCCTTGGGTTACCTCACCGTAGCCGTAGGTCGAAGCCTGCACATTTTCGTATATAACCTGACCTGGCTGTGTCTCCAGACTTGGGTTGCCTACGTGGCTAGTTGGGTTTGGGTTAACTGTCGCGGTTAAGTCTGCCTGTGTCGGGTTGGGGTCGTTTAGTTCGTTTAGCCCCTCGACCTGCTCAACATGTGCCAGATATTTATCTAATAGTTCACGGTTGGGGTCTCTAACGGTAAACTTGCAGTTACTTTGTAACGTGCCCTCGCCTAGCTCTACCTCGGCTGAGACTAGCTTGCCGTCGCCTATGGTAAAGGTATCTGCCTTGAGACTACCAATAGAGCCGACCGTTATCTTTAAATATGGACTTAATAAGTTTGGACTTGTCATCACAAAATCCACCCAATAATCTGCCAGGCTTCATCTACCGCGTCGTCGGTGTTTACCTGTTCTGATAGTTTTTTACTTAAAGGTGATAAATCTAAGTCTTTTATTAACTTCTCGGTGTCAACGCCTAGAGTCTTAGCAATACTCTGTATCTCACGGCTGTTGGAAATCTCCCGCAGTCTAGCTTTTACATCCTTCTCGGCGTTGGCTAGTACCTGCGCTTTCTCCTTATCTAGGAGTTTCTTTAGCTCTTCCCGTGTAGGTATCTTTAGGTTCTTCCCTGTGGGCAGCCCATCAAAGATATCTATGCCATTTATCTGGGCGACCTCACGCCAACGGCTATACTCACCCAGATACTTGTTAGCCACCTTGACTAAGCTATCGCCCTTGGCTAGCTGTACTTCCTTGGTTATTTGCTCATCAGCCTGCTTTACAAGCTTACTACCGCGTTCTGTTGTGCTAGCCATTACTTCAACGTCCGCCCCGTATTAGTGAACTTACCGTTTCGATAGGTGCCAACTACGCCGAGCGCCTTGCCCTTTGGGTCGGTCATAGTAACTATACCTGTGTCGGATACTGTGAGTTTGTAGTTTCCAGACCGCACCAACTGACCTGTACTCGTGCTTAGAGTCTTCAGGTTACTTTGTAGAAAGACTTTAGCTTTGTTTGTAGCCTCAAGCTTCTGCCTAGCTGTTAGACTCTGCTCTGTGGCTGTGGCAGCCTCAATTCTCTGCTGTGCCGTCAAGGTGTTTCTTGCACTGGGTACTTGCAGAAGTTTCATGTTTAGCTTGGCGCTCGCTGGCTCCCCGCCCAGCCAAGCTGTCTCAGTCCAATCTAGTGAAGTAATCACAGCTGGGCCAAACTTGTTCCCACCCCATATAAAGGTAACGGTGCTAGGCGCATACTTACCCTTAGAGGGCTCGGCACGAGTTAAACCAACTAGGGAGTCTAGTAGAGGCTTTATACTTTTACCTCGTGACCAAGACTCTAGAATCAAGTTATTCAACTCTAAAGTCTGCCCCGATGTGTACTGGTAACTTTGACTGGGTAAGCTGGTAATCGCCGCCGCGCCTTCCTTGTAGTTAGCCCGCAGGGATACAGCTTTAGACTCAGGGTTAAAAAGGAAAGTGTAAACTGTACTGCCCAGCTCGTCGGACAAGTAGGCATAAATAGAGTCGTTTCGCTCTACAGCCGAGAGCGTGGTTAATAGTGCCTCATTGACCATAATTTATGCCTCTACTGTAGCGACGCGACTCTGGGCGTAGTTCTCAAACTCCTGAGCTATGTATTTCACAACATCCTTCGCTATACCCTGTGCATCAGTTGCGGCTGTCTGAATAGTAAGGTTTCCTATCGTCAGCCCGCCCCTGTTAGCCAGCAAGGCACGTTGTTGAGCCTGGGTAAGTATAGCTTCAGAACTGTTGGCTATGACTGGTGTAGCTCCAGGTGGTGCCTGCCTTTGTTCTCTAAGTAGTCCAGCCAGTAAGCCAGGATTACCACCAGCGAAGTTAGGTACAACACCTGCCTGCGCTTGTAGTGGTGCCTGAGATGTACCTGGTATTTTGGCTATGAGGTTATTAAACCAAGTAATGATGGAGTCAAAGAACTTTGTCATCTCGGTAGCCACTCTACCCCAAAGTGTTAATGAGTCGTTAAATAAGTCAGTCCACCATCTAGCTGTGTTTGAGGCTATTTCCCTCAAGCCACGCCCCGCTTCCCGACCTATATCTAACATTCCAGAATTTATAGGGTTGTACAGGTTACTCTTTAACCCAGCTATAACTAACCCGCCCCAGTCTAACTTCGCTACCGCCTCTCCTATACCTTTAAAGATGGCAAATACTATCTTACCGGTTAGGTCATTGATGGCTTTGTAGTCAACTGCGTTGATGTAGGAAATGAGTTCATTTAGTATGGCTGCTACGCCGGCACCTAAAGATTCACCTATCTCGCCCCAGTCTAGTTTTCTTAAACCGTTTGTTATATTGTTTGTGATTCTTGCTAGCTCTTTGCCTAGACCGTCTACATTGAGGAAACTAGACAGAAATTCTTCGCGCAGAAGCTTTATATTAGGCTTTTTACCAGCTTCCTTACCAGCATCAATATAGTCTAGGAACTGGTAGAGACCATCTCTAAGGTTCCTTATTCTAGTGTTAATACCCAGGATTACGCTACGCAGGGCTAGCATCGGGTCGATGACTTCTATACCTAGTGCGTTTAACACTTCGCCTAAGACGGTAAATAGCCCGCGATCGCCTATGAGTGCTGCTAGACCTTCCTGTACTGCACTTAGTACACTCTGCCCGCCCTTGGTTTGCTTGTCTAGGTCACGCATGAAGCCAAACAAGCCTGTCTGCGGGTCAAACAGGTTGGATACAAACCCGGCTGTTAAGCCAGCTATAGATTGTTGTTGTGCCTTTAGGACTTCATCTGGGATGTTAGCCGCTTTCTTAAATATTTCTAATCGCTGCTGTACTGTAAGCTTGCGGATGTCGCCGCCAAGCTTATTAACTTCACTTATAAGGATGTTTCTAAAGGTGACATTCTGCTCAAAGAAATCTAGCCGGGATAGCTCACCTAGAGTAGACTGTCCGCCCAAAAACTTAGACACGGCTCGTGAAGCTTCTTCACTACTTACCTTAGCTTGCTGTGCTAGTAGCGTGCCGTAGGTACTAACAGTCTCTAATTCTTTTTGCAGCTTCTCTGGGTTGACTGTACCATTAAGCTCCCTAACAGCGGGGATAATGTCATCAACTACCAGCTTACCGAACGTCACATAATCGCTAGTAGCACCAGGCAGGGCAGCCGCTACCTTGCTCATACGCTCAGAGAATTGGTCAACGAACTCTGTAGCTTGCTGGAAGTTCTGACCAGTCAACTTCATTAAGTTTCCAGCCAAGGATATATTGTCTGACTGGATGTCTACAGCCTGGGATAGCCCCTGAGACAACTTACCGATTAAGCCTGTAACAGCCGCAACGCCAGCCTCAAGTCCTTTTATCATCAAGGTTGACTTGAGGGCGGCTTTTTCAAATGCACCGCCTAAGCCACCTTGGATTTGATTGATGAGGCTAGATACAACAGGGCCAGCTTGGTTGTTAGCTTGTAGCGTTATTGTAACTGTGTTGGCTGCCACTCTACCTCCCTAGCCCACTCAGGTCTATCATCGATGTTGTGCTGTTTCTTTTTCAGGTCTTGCCACAGGAAGCAGTGATATAGAGCCTCGGACACTTCCATGTCGAGCAGGCGGTAGTATGACTCGCTGAGGTACTCACCTGTGCTAGCCATGAATAGCTGTAGCATCTGTGTTAGAGTCATAGCTGCTAGACCCTGCACCGACACCGCCAGCTTTTCTTTGTAGATGCTCAAAGACATCTCGAAAGCATTCCAGGGCTTTCACCACCCTTTCGCAATCTTCAAAGTCTACATCTGCTAGTTGGTCGAAGGTAGCATGGTCAGCATCGCCAAACTTGACTGTACAGAGGCTAGCTAGCTTCAACGCCACGAAGCCATTAGAGCGATACTCCGGTGACACGGTTTCCAGCCAGCTCTGCATCAGTAGCAGTTGCCTAGTCTTGGGCTTCTTCATCACGATGGGGGTACCGTCTGAGAGTTCAAAGGACACGGTGCCAAGCACGTCATCATATTGAACATCAAAGGTTTTAGGTGCAGGTTGGGCTTTCACCTCCTGCACTGGTGTTTGTTCTACGACTTTCCTAGCCATTATTTGTACTCAACCTGCTCAACACGAAACTCAATTGTGAGCATCACGGTCTGTGCGCCGTCGTTGGTGTCCACGTTTTCAGCACATGACCAACTAACAAGCTGACAACCTGTGAAGTCCCAGGCTTTGTTACCTCGGTAGATGTTAGCCTTGTTACCGTTTCCTGTCTTACGCACAGGGCGGGCACGGAAAGAGAACTTGCTACCGTCTTCCTTGGTCTTCAAGAAGTCAATAACGGGTTGGTCTGCCTCTGGGTCGTGTGGCTTGGCAATTGTGACGTTCTGATAAGACTTAACGCCGCCTTCTACGTAACGTTTAACGTTGGATAGACCGTCATTAAACTCGGCAGAAGCTAGGTTGAACTTCACGCCAGAGAATGTGCTGAAGTAAGCTGGGGCTGACCCGACGCTTAGACCTTCAATAGTTAACAGGTAGTCACTATTTGCAATTGGTGCAATGTCCGCGAGTCTCATATTATGCCCCCAGTGTAGTTACTTCAGTTTGCTGTTGGTTCAGAGGCAGAGTACCTATGGAAACCTTGATTGTGTTCAAAAGTAGCTTCTCTAGCGCAGGGCTGGTGACTACATAAACATCCATGATTATCTGCCCCAGGCTTAGTGTTGCAGGCAGGTTGTTCGTGAAGTCGCATACAACCTCAAAAGCCTCTACCTGTGTGCCACCAAACAAGGCTCTACCGCGCCACAGTCTCTCTAGGGCAGCGTTAGCTGTCTGGCTCATAGCGTTTAGCAGGATGCCGTAGCCATCGATAGCTGTGAAGAGGAAGTTATCAAACCCTTGGCGCAGCGTGCCGTTGATGACGTTCATGATTACGCGCTGGCTGAGCTGTTTATACAGATCATCGCTGGCACGGGTACGCATACCCCAGATTACGATGCCTTTGTTTCTTAAGTTTCTAATGGCGTTGATGCCTGAAGGGTTTAAGGTGTCTTGGATTTGTGATGTGACTTTGGTAGCTACATCCTTCACACCTAAGATGGGGTACTGTGCGCCGGCAGGTGGTTCTTGGAAACCTTGCTCTGCATATCTTAAGGTGGCTACACCAGCAACAGCCGCGCTGGGCGGGATGGTCTGGTTTTCCAAGTCAATGACATATGGGTAGTAGAAAGCTAAGTGACCCTGTGGGGAGGCATATAGTTCACCCTCAGCTTTAGCTGCTGCAGGAGTTAAACCAGTTCCAGCATCCACTAGTGCAACCCAGTCAAACAGTGGGTCACTAGCCAGGGCTTGCATAGCATTACCCACAGCCAGGCGGTCGTTCTGTACGGTTAGAAGCTGGAACGCTTCAGGTGCGATGATAAAGCCTTGTGGCCAGCCGTCATCAGCATCAAAGGCGTTTTCAATGGCGTAGACGTAATCAGCCGAGGTTGGGTTGGTGGGAGTAGCCGCAGCTTGTGTGAGGTTAGCGGTGGTCGCTACAAGGGTAAATGTCACGCCAGGCACTCTGGAGCGTACATATATCTTAGATGTAGAAGAACCTACAGTAGCTTGTACGGCTGCACTAACAGTAGAGTTAGCATTGATAGCTGCTAGTAAACCAGCCGCAACGTTATCTAGTGTTGGTGTAGGCGACGCAGGTGCTGAGTAGGTTACTGCTGTGCCGTTAATCGTTACAGTATAAGCACCAGCCGCAGCAGAGCTAATAGTAATCTCGTTGCGCTGAGCTATCTGGGTGCGAACAAAGTACAGGATGCCCCTGCGGTTGTTGCGGAAGTATAGCTTAACCTCATCTGTGCTGGGGCTAGCACCGAAGACGTTGGTGAAGTCTGCTAGGCTTGTGACTTGGGTAGGGGTGCCAAAGCTACCAGTAGCCGAGCTACCAATCATGTAGGTGTGGCTGTGGCTGGCAATCTCTAGAGACCTATATCCACTTGTACTCTCTACGACCCTAACGCCTGGAGACAGAAAGCTTGAGAACGCGTTAACCATATATTTAAGGGGTTATAGTTATTGTTGTATCTAATTTGTAGGTATCAGCATCCGTGACATCGAACTGCTGCTCCGCCTTATTTACATTGATGGTGAGGCTGGTTACTTCAGGTTCATCACCTAAGTCAAAGAAGCCAGGCGAGACTAAATCGCTGGTGTCAGCCATCTCGGTTACTCTAAACTCGCAATCAAAGCTAAAGTTAGCTGACAGCAGCCAGTTCTTGTGTTCATCTTCAGTGCGGCTGATGGTAACTGGGTCGGGTTCCTGGTAAGGTAGAAACTGGGTGATATCTGGGTGGGGCGAGCGTATCAAAGCTAGAACCTGGATGTTACTGACCACGCCTTCCACAGCTTTAAACGGTAGTGAGTTTAGAGACTGATTACCATCAAATATCCACGTAACCCTGTAGGGAAACCTTCCACTAGCCACTACACCGTTATGACCTTCTTTCCTACACAGGTACTCTTGAAGGGGTAACTCGATTGCACTGTTGGCAAAGATGTTAAACCCACCACGGTTGTAGTAGAGGACATCTGGCTCATCAACATCCCATCTATATACAGGTATGTTGTTATTTATGAAGTCCCTGATAGCTTGCCGCGCTGTGTCTAGGTTCATCGGCGGTCAGCCTCCATCCTCAGTACAAGTATCCAGCGTGTCGGGTCGTTGTCGCTTAGATATATAAGCTTGGAGAAGTACCCGTCTAGCGTCTTGGTTATGGGGTTGGCGTAGGCGATCGCACCATCTTGTGTTAGCGGCGGGTCTACCATGTACATTGTCTTAACCCCACCATGCACCGTGAAGAAACTCTTGGGGTATGTTCTAGGTATCTCAGCTTGTAAGTCTGAGGCTGAGATAAACAGGTTGTCAACACCTTCACTAGCTACCTGTAGGTTAACTAGGCGGGGCGGTACGTTTGTAATGTAAGGACGTGGACTAATTAAGGTGTCGGTGATAGTTGAGGTTTTAGCAGTGTGGTTGTGTACTATTCTCCTGACTAACAGGTGCCTACGCTGCGGTAAACCTAGCTTTTCTTCTATGCCACCAACCTTAGCCTCTACCTTCGCTAGCTTTTCATATAGCGTCATAGCCCCGCCTCAACTCATCTCGTAGGTGCTTTTCTACCTGTGGGATAGTGCGGTTATATAGACCGATGCGCTGACTCACGATATCGGCGTAGCGTACATCATTGGTGATGAATAACTCACGGCGTTGTGGCGTTACAGTCCAGCCATCTCGCATATTACCAGTCCTAACAGGGGTCTCACTTCTAACTCTGTTTAAAGCCCAGTCACTGGTAGCCTCGATGGACTCCTGAACTACTTTTAGGGTTATATCTTTCTCGAAGATTTTACCTCTGGTGCTGACTGAGTAGCGGAGCATGGGCTTTACCAGTAAGAGTGGGTTTTATTAGCGTGTGGGAAGTACCTGTCTCTAGCTACCCCAATACCCAGAATGCTAGAAAGCTCTCGGACTAGGTTATAGCCTGAGAGCTTAAGTTGTCGGGTGTGATAGCTATAGTTTAGCTTTGTGCCGCGTGACTCAGCCACGTAGTTGTCGGCACGTACATCAACTAATTGCTGGTCTATGGTATCTAATTCACCCAGGATGGCGAGCGCTCGGTCTATGACAGCTTGCGTGTGCTCAAGTTCTAACTGTGAGCGAGTGAGGGTAGAAAACTGAGCATAGCCACAGACTAGCTCAATCCTCTCTATCTCATCCTGTGATAGGTAAGCCATAGGATTAGGTGATAGCGAACAGACCGGCTACAGACTTAGGACGATTCTTAATCTTTAACTGGGGCTTGGCATAAACAACATACTGTTCAGCGTCAGGGTTGTTGTTCTCAATCTTGCCAATAGCAAACTGAATACCACGGCGGTTATCAGTGTTATTTTGACCAAAGGTATATAGCTCGATATCACGGCTATCAACAAAGTAAAACTTGTTCAATGGTGCGTAGATGTCAGCAATGATGGGTCTACCTTTGTAGGCGATGCCGGTGTAGCCAATGTCCGCGGTGGACTGTCCTAAAGGTGCTGGCTGAATGTTAGCCTGTGCAGCAAACAAAGCACGATAGCTAGAGACAAGTTCAGGGGAGCAGAAGATGGCATTATAGGTACCGCCTTTTCTCATCAAAGCATTGTCTACAGCTTCTAAAAGTGTAGTTGTTAAAGCTCGGTTAGTACCGTTGGTGTTTACAACTGGAGTCCAACCTGTGTAGGTTGCTTGAGCAATACCAGCATAGGTAGTAGCGGTTAGGCAGGTGTCTACACCGACGATACCGGCGTTAGAGTTGTTTGCACCTGTACCTGAGTAGATGCCTGTTGCCATAGTCTCAAGGCAGACTCTAATCGCGCTGTTTACATCAGATGCAAACAAGTCACGCAGCGCACCTTTACCAATAGCTCTAGCTTCAGCAATATCTTCTTTCAACAACTGGAAGGAAGACTCAACACGAATACGTCCAATGGCTAAAGAAGCTTGAACATAATCATCATCGTTGAATGCTGTAACAGCAGCAGAGGTGGTAACAGTACGGGCTTGAGCTCCGCCGACGTTAACGTTCCACTTAAGCTGAGTCTGACTAGTTACCCGCTTTTGCACAGCATTGAGCATGGGGTAATCAGTCAGGGGAACTTGTGCGACTTCCTCATCAACGATGAACTGAAGCGCGTCAATAGGAGAAATAATTGTAGCCATGTTTAACCGAAGTGTTCAAAGAGTATATCTTCAGCGGTCTTATCTTTATTAGGAGTAGTGTCCTGAGTCTTAGTCTCAGTAGCTCCACTACCATTCACACCGGAAGCAGGAACAAACAGCTTACCGTCTTCACTCTTGAGGAAATCTTGCAGGGCAGTAGCCAGAGGTTTAATTCCTACCTGTGGAGACTCTACATACCAGGTTCCATCTTCTTGCTTGAGGTACTGACCATAATCAGTCATGAATACCTTCTGTAGCAAGCCGGGGGACAGTGCCTTTACCTGGTTAATAGCTTCAGCTAAGCCAGAGCGCTTGAGTGCCTCAAAAGCTTGCTTATCCTTAGCCTCCAGCGAAGCTTGCAGCTCAGAGATTTGTTGCTTGAGGGACTTAAGCGTGAGACTTTCTTTCTCTGTCTCTTCAGTCTTCTCAGGCTGAGCTGGCTGAGCCAGTTTCTTAAACTCACGGGTTAGGTTAGCTGCTAAACCTTGGTTAGCGGTGATGATTTCCTGTTTGATTTCAGAGCGGAAGCCCTCTAGTTGTTGAGTAACTAGAGCCTGTATTTCTTCGGGTGTCATGCGTATATCCTTATGAATAAAAGGTGTCTGCTATAAGTCCCCAGCAGTAGGGGTAATCTGGTTTATAAGGCGGTGCCAGTTGCCTCTATAATTATGTTTTCGTCACTTTGTAGCATCTGGTCTATCTCGTCATTGATAGCTTGCTGCTGCTCAGCGCTGAGGTTTCCTACCAGAAGGTTGACAATCTGACTGTAGGTGAGTTTATAAGCCGTGGGCGGTAGGTTAGCTCTAAGCACAGAGAAGTTGA contains:
- a CDS encoding peptidoglycan DD-metalloendopeptidase family protein → MTSPNLLSPYLKITVGSIGSLKADTFTIGDGKLVSAEVELGEGTLQSNCKFTVRDPNRELLDKYLAHVEQVEGLNELNDPNPTQADLTATVNPNPTSHVGNPSLETQPGQVIYENVQASTYGYGEVTQGGQIGAYGDRIQWDGLFAAMVNTKYKYATMRVTNLTNNKQILVKVVDRGPFAVENGRAARPLREHPTRKIDLVPGAWKALTNGAAPGIVNVKIEWIQPGTATASDVQATKQQKETAQEIEQRKEVANTPATNTTPQVAATQSVSTASVTKKVASSSAKTLVGAQITVELGYNGTTIAAFSFIHTGLRYSLFDPDLLEFRGQAATWVMTRRLKNTVYQKMTFKKLATKICAAYGMALTMSEEGPYYEYFPQRGQNDYEFLLAEARRIGYRVHVKGRTLTIEPREKIISANTFTLEYGVNMGISFEITHEAESDTKGGARASDPSNRGTTGVIKYQIDPATGKVKQTKKESTSALGGDTTAIISGNALPTPKPKTDGTTAAADSQRRENEKRIKGIKASAVFPTTEEALLITPDTPFRTRGVSITADRYWVVENVRHTYTEGGLTTDVDLYSPLRNKYPSTDINQPPSITPNVPQAPGVPFDADAPKFIRPTTGPITSRHRTENPKRPRHQGIDYGAAAGTPVVASASGTVVDVVSGCRVGNGSCGGGYGNKVDIDHGGGWLTRYAHLTEVNVTNGQTVSQGQKIGTVGNTGKSFGNHLHWEVRKSGADLNPRKFIPN
- a CDS encoding phage tail sheath subtilisin-like domain-containing protein codes for the protein MVNAFSSFLSPGVRVVESTSGYRSLEIASHSHTYMIGSSATGSFGTPTQVTSLADFTNVFGASPSTDEVKLYFRNNRRGILYFVRTQIAQRNEITISSAAAGAYTVTINGTAVTYSAPASPTPTLDNVAAGLLAAINANSTVSAAVQATVGSSTSKIYVRSRVPGVTFTLVATTANLTQAAATPTNPTSADYVYAIENAFDADDGWPQGFIIAPEAFQLLTVQNDRLAVGNAMQALASDPLFDWVALVDAGTGLTPAAAKAEGELYASPQGHLAFYYPYVIDLENQTIPPSAAVAGVATLRYAEQGFQEPPAGAQYPILGVKDVATKVTSQIQDTLNPSGINAIRNLRNKGIVIWGMRTRASDDLYKQLSQRVIMNVINGTLRQGFDNFLFTAIDGYGILLNAMSQTANAALERLWRGRALFGGTQVEAFEVVCDFTNNLPATLSLGQIIMDVYVVTSPALEKLLLNTIKVSIGTLPLNQQQTEVTTLGA
- a CDS encoding HK97 gp10 family phage protein codes for the protein MLRYSVSTRGKIFEKDITLKVVQESIEATSDWALNRVRSETPVRTGNMRDGWTVTPQRRELFITNDVRYADIVSQRIGLYNRTIPQVEKHLRDELRRGYDAI
- a CDS encoding phage major capsid protein, giving the protein MATIISPIDALQFIVDEEVAQVPLTDYPMLNAVQKRVTSQTQLKWNVNVGGAQARTVTTSAAVTAFNDDDYVQASLAIGRIRVESSFQLLKEDIAEARAIGKGALRDLFASDVNSAIRVCLETMATGIYSGTGANNSNAGIVGVDTCLTATTYAGIAQATYTGWTPVVNTNGTNRALTTTLLEAVDNALMRKGGTYNAIFCSPELVSSYRALFAAQANIQPAPLGQSTADIGYTGIAYKGRPIIADIYAPLNKFYFVDSRDIELYTFGQNNTDNRRGIQFAIGKIENNNPDAEQYVVYAKPQLKIKNRPKSVAGLFAIT